One window of the Devosia sp. 2618 genome contains the following:
- a CDS encoding pentapeptide repeat-containing protein — MAQMNRTASSAIAAFILLSASITTAHADPLQDFLAGTTTRCVACDFTGADLSKVSLSEGDFTDSIFDGLDLSGHNLSNSGFYRASLQRVNLQGADLTHADFTDANLSSANLQDTTVDQAIFFRSKLSNAVLDGASGLGTVFRRAVMTGATLKNASLPFSQYENARLSNVNAAGADLKGATFHGVTMQRFNLEGGSVEGGDLSQVNARNSNFAGTIFKGADMLRADLVKSDLSNADLSGTRLLAANLRDTNLEGANFTGALMPDASWHD, encoded by the coding sequence ATGGCGCAGATGAACCGCACAGCCAGCAGCGCCATCGCCGCCTTCATCCTCCTGAGCGCGAGCATCACCACCGCACACGCCGATCCACTGCAGGACTTTCTCGCCGGCACAACCACCCGCTGCGTCGCCTGTGATTTCACCGGCGCCGATCTGAGCAAGGTCAGCCTGTCCGAAGGCGACTTCACGGATTCCATCTTTGACGGGCTGGACCTGAGCGGGCACAACCTCTCCAATTCCGGTTTCTACCGGGCCAGCCTGCAGCGCGTGAACCTGCAAGGTGCCGACCTGACCCATGCCGATTTCACCGACGCCAATCTCAGTAGCGCCAACCTGCAGGACACCACCGTCGATCAGGCCATCTTCTTCCGATCCAAACTTTCAAACGCCGTGCTCGATGGTGCGTCAGGGTTGGGCACCGTTTTCCGTCGCGCCGTAATGACCGGCGCCACGCTCAAAAACGCCAGCCTGCCCTTTAGCCAGTATGAAAACGCCCGCCTCAGCAACGTCAACGCCGCCGGCGCTGATCTCAAAGGCGCAACCTTCCACGGCGTGACCATGCAGCGCTTCAATCTGGAAGGCGGTAGCGTCGAAGGCGGCGATCTCTCTCAGGTCAACGCCCGCAACAGCAATTTCGCCGGCACGATCTTCAAAGGCGCCGACATGCTGCGCGCCGACTTGGTAAAGTCAGACCTCTCCAACGCCGATCTCAGCGGCACCAGACTCCTCGCCGCCAACCTGCGAGACACTAACCTCGAAGGCGCCAACTTCACCGGCGCCCTCATGCCAGATGCGTCCTGGCACGACTAG
- a CDS encoding thermonuclease family protein, giving the protein MKRVACLTFLCSLLAGTAHGQGILSAPLRTEVGPAVVVEADHLAINKTVFALYGVDAPIRIQWCMKDGQPFGCGVEAMAALQALVENQTVTCEQVRDPHLRRRVLRFGRCTIGDLDLAAELVRQGMAMAFRPQSEDYVALEEEAQAGRVGLWAADEFTPPWEWEETHLNEQ; this is encoded by the coding sequence ATGAAACGCGTGGCATGTCTGACTTTTCTATGTTCGTTGCTCGCGGGCACAGCGCATGGACAGGGGATACTGAGCGCGCCGCTGAGAACCGAAGTGGGGCCGGCGGTTGTGGTGGAGGCTGATCATCTGGCCATCAACAAGACGGTGTTCGCGCTCTATGGTGTCGATGCCCCGATCAGAATTCAATGGTGCATGAAGGACGGCCAGCCGTTTGGCTGTGGCGTAGAGGCGATGGCGGCGCTGCAAGCGCTTGTCGAGAACCAGACCGTGACCTGCGAGCAGGTTCGGGACCCGCATCTGCGACGTCGGGTTCTGCGTTTTGGTCGGTGCACGATTGGCGATCTCGACCTCGCTGCTGAGCTGGTGCGTCAAGGTATGGCCATGGCGTTCAGGCCGCAATCCGAAGACTATGTGGCCCTTGAAGAGGAGGCCCAGGCAGGCCGGGTAGGCCTGTGGGCCGCGGATGAATTCACCCCGCCCTGGGAGTGGGAAGAAACCCATCTCAACGAGCAGTGA
- a CDS encoding PQQ-binding-like beta-propeller repeat protein, whose amino-acid sequence MKKTAILQSSLVALMMALAIGAPMAADTTAERLLGAGAEAEDANWLMVHRTYDSHRFSPLTEINNDNVKDLSLAFVTTFDNASRGGRYASARNEGTPLVEDGFMYVQSGWSVVYKVDVRDGNVGKIIWKYDPEVDREWISDATCCGAENRGIGLWNGDVIGLTMDGRVFSLSKDTGEVNWEVQRADQDRAESFTGAPLIVGDTAVYGPAGGEYGIRGWLEALDLKTGEPVWRTHLIPGPGEPGFETWDGRDWETGGASIWQTGSYDPETGMMYWGTGNPAPQIDAEYRPGDNLYASSIVAISAKDGAIDWHYQFTPNDPYDYDEVGDNQLIDVPGANGETSKMVVRAARNGFMYGFDRIDGKLAYAEQYVEDVSWTTGINLETGKPNEYDPAARLQKYIAGTVGSRAGDVGIYCPTLGGGKNWQPAAYNPGTKLLYVTSAEGCSAYVPEEAPNPTITGGEYNVVTAQREWNGRLPAPEGTVMPQVFTGGSVIAIDPISGETVSKATMPRRLNGMLTTGGDLVFGSGSDGFITAYNAKSLEVVWKFNVGTSLAGPPMSYAVDGKQYIAVLAGAAPSAADRTSYPPSAFFVPTDQLYVFAIN is encoded by the coding sequence GTGAAGAAAACTGCAATACTGCAATCAAGTCTGGTTGCATTGATGATGGCATTGGCGATTGGCGCGCCAATGGCCGCCGATACCACCGCCGAGCGTCTGCTCGGTGCTGGTGCCGAGGCCGAAGACGCGAACTGGCTCATGGTCCACCGGACCTATGACAGCCATCGCTTCAGCCCACTGACGGAAATCAACAACGACAACGTCAAGGACCTGTCGCTGGCTTTCGTCACCACATTCGACAACGCATCGCGCGGTGGTCGTTATGCAAGTGCTCGTAACGAAGGCACGCCACTGGTCGAAGACGGCTTCATGTACGTCCAGTCCGGTTGGTCAGTCGTCTACAAGGTCGACGTTCGCGACGGCAATGTCGGCAAGATCATCTGGAAGTACGATCCTGAAGTCGATCGTGAATGGATCTCGGACGCCACCTGCTGCGGCGCTGAAAACCGCGGTATCGGCCTCTGGAATGGCGACGTTATTGGCCTGACCATGGACGGTCGCGTCTTCTCGCTGAGCAAGGACACTGGCGAAGTGAACTGGGAAGTCCAGCGCGCTGACCAGGACCGTGCTGAAAGCTTCACCGGCGCACCACTGATCGTTGGCGACACGGCCGTTTATGGCCCTGCTGGCGGTGAGTATGGTATCCGCGGCTGGCTCGAAGCTCTCGACCTCAAGACCGGTGAGCCCGTATGGCGCACGCATCTCATCCCCGGCCCCGGCGAACCAGGCTTTGAAACCTGGGACGGCCGCGATTGGGAAACAGGTGGTGCTTCCATCTGGCAGACCGGCAGCTACGATCCAGAAACCGGCATGATGTATTGGGGCACGGGTAACCCTGCTCCGCAGATCGACGCCGAATATCGTCCTGGCGACAACCTCTATGCATCGAGCATCGTGGCCATCAGTGCCAAGGACGGCGCGATCGACTGGCACTACCAGTTCACGCCAAACGACCCCTATGACTATGACGAAGTCGGCGACAACCAGCTGATCGACGTGCCCGGCGCAAACGGCGAAACCAGCAAGATGGTCGTCCGTGCTGCCCGTAACGGCTTCATGTACGGCTTCGACCGCATCGACGGCAAGCTGGCCTATGCCGAGCAGTATGTTGAAGACGTGTCCTGGACCACCGGCATCAACCTCGAAACCGGCAAGCCAAACGAGTACGATCCAGCAGCCCGTCTGCAGAAGTACATCGCCGGCACCGTTGGTTCGCGCGCTGGCGACGTCGGCATCTACTGCCCGACACTCGGCGGCGGCAAGAACTGGCAGCCAGCTGCCTACAACCCAGGCACCAAGCTGCTCTATGTCACCTCGGCAGAAGGCTGCTCGGCTTACGTTCCGGAAGAAGCACCAAATCCAACGATCACTGGCGGCGAATACAACGTTGTGACCGCTCAGCGTGAATGGAATGGCCGTCTTCCTGCCCCAGAAGGCACCGTAATGCCACAGGTGTTCACCGGTGGTTCGGTTATCGCAATCGACCCAATCAGCGGCGAAACCGTCAGCAAGGCAACCATGCCACGTCGTCTGAACGGCATGCTGACGACTGGTGGCGACCTCGTGTTCGGCTCGGGCTCGGACGGTTTCATCACCGCCTACAATGCCAAGTCGCTCGAAGTGGTCTGGAAGTTCAACGTGGGCACGTCCCTCGCTGGCCCTCCAATGAGCTACGCAGTCGATGGCAAGCAGTACATTGCAGTGCTCGCCGGTGCCGCACCGTCTGCCGCTGACCGTACGTCCTACCCACCGTCGGCGTTCTTCGTACCGACCGATCAGCTGTACGTTTTCGCGATCAACTAA
- a CDS encoding ubiquinol-cytochrome c reductase iron-sulfur subunit has protein sequence MSSEKTNDKEFGEGQPICRLAANFGRRAVLQGMAAAGGIAMAGQAFAQAADDLPADELPPQVGDFITIREDGRPLEVKDLRPGVSPKTAYAVSPDGLIRNGEFMNTLLAIKFNDADLTDEAKTRAVEGVLVYSAICTHAGCEVTGWLREEKTLECPCHGSHFDPKNNGAVLFGPAGRKLPQLGLEIKDGKIIVASVFDSRIGGDETM, from the coding sequence TTGAGCAGCGAGAAGACTAACGACAAAGAATTTGGTGAAGGGCAGCCCATCTGCCGTCTGGCTGCGAACTTCGGACGACGTGCCGTTCTTCAGGGTATGGCTGCAGCTGGTGGCATTGCCATGGCTGGCCAGGCGTTTGCGCAGGCCGCGGACGATTTGCCCGCCGACGAACTGCCGCCTCAGGTAGGCGACTTCATCACCATTCGTGAAGATGGCCGCCCGCTCGAAGTCAAAGATCTTCGCCCCGGCGTTAGCCCCAAGACGGCCTATGCCGTTTCGCCCGACGGCCTGATCCGCAACGGCGAGTTCATGAACACGCTCCTCGCGATCAAGTTCAATGATGCCGATCTGACCGACGAAGCAAAGACCCGCGCTGTTGAAGGCGTACTGGTTTACTCGGCCATCTGCACCCATGCCGGTTGCGAAGTGACCGGCTGGCTACGCGAAGAAAAGACCCTCGAGTGCCCATGCCACGGCTCGCATTTCGATCCCAAGAATAACGGCGCCGTTTTGTTCGGACCAGCGGGGCGCAAGCTTCCTCAGCTCGGCCTCGAAATCAAAGACGGTAAAATTATTGTCGCCTCCGTGTTCGACTCGCGGATCGGCGGCGACGAAACCATGTAA
- a CDS encoding response regulator transcription factor, producing MNILVVEDDRRIASFLERGLAAEGYHVSVERDGRDGLERIRADSFDLVILDRMLPYIDGMEVCRVIREENLPTLILMLTAKDSLQDKIEGLKGGADDYISKPFAFDELLARIVALRRRGGTEQPKLLRAGDIVLDAAAHRVSKAGTPLQLTLKEFELLAYLMVNADKVVSRQRLLSSVWDYGYDPGTKIVDVYIRYLRKKIDSADAPSLIQTIRGVGYMMTRQ from the coding sequence ATGAATATTCTTGTGGTCGAAGATGACCGCCGCATCGCCTCCTTCCTTGAGCGTGGCCTTGCTGCAGAGGGCTACCACGTCAGCGTCGAGCGCGATGGGCGCGACGGGCTGGAGCGCATCCGGGCTGACAGTTTCGATCTGGTGATTCTCGACCGCATGCTGCCCTATATCGACGGCATGGAGGTTTGCCGCGTCATTCGCGAAGAAAACCTGCCAACCCTGATCCTCATGCTCACCGCCAAGGATAGCCTGCAGGACAAGATCGAAGGGCTCAAGGGCGGCGCCGATGACTATATCAGCAAACCCTTCGCCTTCGACGAACTGCTGGCTCGCATTGTTGCCCTGCGCCGCCGCGGTGGCACCGAACAGCCCAAACTGCTGCGCGCTGGCGACATTGTGCTCGATGCGGCGGCCCATCGCGTGAGTAAAGCAGGCACTCCCCTCCAGTTGACGCTGAAAGAGTTCGAACTCCTCGCCTATCTCATGGTCAATGCCGACAAGGTGGTCAGTCGCCAGCGCCTGCTCAGCAGCGTCTGGGACTATGGCTATGATCCGGGCACCAAGATCGTCGACGTCTACATCCGCTATCTGCGCAAAAAGATCGACTCGGCCGACGCTCCTTCACTGATCCAGACTATTCGTGGAGTGGGCTACATGATGACGAGGCAGTGA
- a CDS encoding HAMP domain-containing sensor histidine kinase: MSWSKISLILANLICLFALMGASVWVLYSDDQNQAQILRLQAQLESTLVLGQATGQYGSELAQVLMLGREQQNDLRAARLAVERAFIRLSATARAQAVAASSNSQTRDSIKDIENARRMLELYHSIDLSASRAIVLNRDQRTVEAHQVYEREVDFRLSREFEALLDDAESDIYARIDAARAENHSKREQILIVWGIAALASIVMWLLTTRTLLRPTDRASHPLTQALEKSAEELRETNRRLRETDAKRSQFLADVSHELRTPLTILRGEADVALLPNAAAGEQRQSLERIQEQAADMGQLLDDLISFARSGEEQPLQLAPIMLDDLLAASMQEAEALAEPREVALDLKLPEGTVWVNADMRRLKQALLIGLDNAINHSPPGTTITGSLAVTQAGAEVQIQDQGPGITEQDQPHVFDRFYRGRDGRASSFGLGIGLAIAKSIVDQHLGTITLTNHAGGGAVLTIVLPKWDGATQ; encoded by the coding sequence GTGAGCTGGAGTAAGATTTCGCTTATTCTGGCGAACCTGATTTGCCTCTTCGCCCTGATGGGAGCCTCGGTCTGGGTGCTCTATTCCGACGATCAAAATCAGGCGCAGATTCTACGGCTACAGGCGCAGCTTGAAAGCACCTTGGTGCTCGGTCAGGCCACTGGCCAATATGGCTCAGAACTCGCGCAAGTCCTCATGCTCGGTCGCGAGCAGCAAAACGATCTGCGCGCCGCACGGCTCGCCGTAGAACGCGCCTTCATCCGCCTATCGGCCACCGCCCGGGCGCAGGCTGTCGCCGCATCGAGCAACAGCCAGACCCGCGACTCCATCAAGGACATCGAAAACGCCCGCCGAATGCTTGAGCTCTATCACTCCATCGATCTGTCGGCCTCGCGCGCCATCGTACTCAACCGCGACCAGCGCACCGTCGAAGCACACCAGGTCTATGAGCGCGAAGTCGACTTCCGATTGTCGCGAGAGTTTGAAGCCCTGCTCGATGATGCCGAAAGCGACATCTATGCGAGGATCGACGCCGCCCGCGCCGAAAACCACTCCAAACGCGAACAGATCCTGATCGTCTGGGGCATCGCGGCGCTGGCCTCCATCGTCATGTGGCTGCTGACCACGAGAACCCTCCTACGCCCAACCGATCGCGCCTCCCATCCACTGACCCAGGCGCTCGAAAAAAGCGCCGAAGAGCTGCGCGAAACCAACCGCCGCCTGCGCGAGACCGACGCCAAGCGCTCCCAATTTCTGGCCGATGTCAGCCACGAACTGCGCACTCCCCTCACCATTCTTCGCGGCGAAGCCGATGTTGCCCTTTTGCCCAATGCGGCAGCTGGCGAACAACGCCAATCACTGGAACGCATCCAGGAACAGGCCGCAGACATGGGCCAACTGCTCGACGATCTGATTTCCTTCGCCCGCTCTGGCGAAGAGCAGCCGCTACAACTCGCACCCATCATGCTCGATGACCTGCTCGCTGCCAGCATGCAGGAGGCAGAAGCCCTCGCCGAGCCACGAGAAGTGGCGCTCGATCTCAAGTTGCCCGAAGGCACGGTCTGGGTGAACGCCGACATGCGCCGCCTCAAGCAGGCCCTGCTCATTGGTTTGGACAATGCCATCAATCACTCCCCGCCGGGCACTACGATAACCGGCTCGCTGGCCGTGACGCAGGCCGGGGCGGAAGTGCAAATCCAGGATCAGGGCCCCGGCATCACCGAACAGGACCAGCCTCACGTATTTGATCGCTTCTATCGCGGGCGCGACGGGCGGGCGTCGTCATTTGGCCTCGGCATCGGGCTAGCCATTGCAAAGAGCATTGTGGATCAACACTTAGGCACGATCACACTCACCAACCACGCCGGAGGTGGCGCTGTATTGACCATCGTATTGCCGAAGTGGGACGGAGCGACCCAATGA
- a CDS encoding ABC transporter permease, which translates to MPITLHHLWLGLTAIAWREVAKFLRQTERLLSALVRPALWLLVFATGLHDLLGVSIIAPYRTYTPYQEYILPGLAGIVVLFQCMQSALSMVYDREAGVMRVMLVSPLPRGYLLFAKIMGATILSVLQVYAFLLLARLFGYHFPPWGELYVLPAIILSGLMLGAIGLLVSVYTPKIENFAGMMNFVVFPMFFLSSALYPLWKLREAGAEIIYYASLANPFTHAVELMRFAAYGQVNWTSLAVVVGVTVVAFVLATHGYNPLAGAIRRVKRD; encoded by the coding sequence ATGCCAATAACGCTACACCACCTCTGGCTGGGCCTGACTGCGATTGCATGGCGAGAGGTGGCGAAGTTCCTTCGGCAAACCGAGCGCCTGCTCTCAGCGCTCGTGCGCCCGGCTCTATGGCTACTGGTTTTCGCCACTGGCCTGCACGACCTGCTGGGTGTGTCGATCATTGCGCCCTATCGCACATACACCCCATATCAGGAATACATCCTGCCGGGCCTCGCCGGCATCGTCGTGCTGTTCCAGTGCATGCAATCGGCACTCTCGATGGTCTATGATCGTGAGGCTGGCGTCATGCGCGTGATGCTGGTGTCGCCCCTGCCCCGCGGCTATCTGCTCTTTGCCAAGATCATGGGCGCCACGATCCTGTCGGTCCTGCAGGTTTATGCCTTCCTGCTGCTCGCCCGCCTGTTTGGCTACCACTTCCCGCCATGGGGCGAACTCTACGTGCTGCCCGCCATCATCCTCTCGGGTTTAATGCTGGGCGCCATCGGCCTGCTGGTATCGGTATATACGCCCAAGATCGAAAACTTCGCCGGCATGATGAACTTCGTGGTCTTTCCGATGTTTTTCCTGTCCTCGGCGCTTTATCCGCTCTGGAAGCTCCGCGAGGCTGGCGCCGAGATCATCTACTACGCCTCTTTGGCCAATCCCTTCACCCACGCCGTCGAGTTGATGCGGTTTGCGGCCTACGGGCAGGTGAACTGGACCAGCCTCGCCGTCGTGGTCGGCGTCACCGTCGTCGCCTTCGTTCTAGCCACCCACGGCTACAATCCGCTGGCCGGCGCCATTCGTCGGGTAAAACGTGACTAA
- a CDS encoding amino acid ABC transporter substrate-binding protein, with protein sequence MTSRWALATLTVTLLTSSVAAAPVTVGYLGLTNDVRYHPDVVYTRIEIAPGGNPIDGATMGVEDLRVVSDAVGQEVSLHHQEAADAPALIAKIEAMVGAGENFIILDLPADLVDQVAAATTALPVTLVNATAPEDYLRTRCYPNLLHTAASDRMNSDALVQLLRTRNWTKVLMLVGPHERDSALATSFRASAERLRLNIVDERQFTLSTDPANREANNTQLITGGVDYDIIYVADSEGEYSRYLPYDTQLARPIVGSTGLVASEWQWAWDRDGSTQVTVRFEDLTDGRRMTGQDWATWIAAKSIVTAYAKARSEDPAKIAEYLRGSRLKIDGSKGVQLNFREWDGQMRMPIVLATHNAVIAEAPLPGFLHQSTTLDTLGTDQPEHQCQ encoded by the coding sequence ATGACTAGCCGCTGGGCTCTTGCAACTTTGACGGTAACGCTGCTCACCAGCAGCGTTGCCGCCGCTCCGGTGACGGTCGGCTATCTCGGCCTGACCAATGACGTCCGCTACCACCCCGATGTCGTCTACACCCGCATCGAGATCGCCCCCGGCGGCAATCCGATCGACGGCGCCACCATGGGCGTTGAGGATTTGCGCGTCGTGTCCGATGCCGTCGGGCAAGAAGTCTCGCTCCACCATCAGGAAGCAGCCGACGCGCCGGCCCTCATCGCCAAGATCGAGGCAATGGTCGGCGCTGGCGAGAACTTCATCATTCTCGACCTCCCGGCCGACCTCGTCGATCAGGTGGCCGCCGCCACGACGGCGCTCCCGGTCACGCTGGTCAATGCCACGGCACCCGAGGATTATCTGCGCACGCGCTGCTATCCCAACCTGCTCCACACCGCAGCGTCAGACCGCATGAACTCCGACGCTCTGGTCCAGCTCCTGCGCACCCGCAACTGGACCAAAGTCCTCATGCTAGTCGGCCCGCACGAGCGCGACAGCGCACTTGCCACGTCCTTCCGCGCCTCCGCAGAACGCCTCCGACTGAACATCGTCGATGAACGCCAGTTCACGCTCTCGACCGACCCGGCGAACCGCGAGGCCAACAATACCCAGCTCATCACCGGTGGCGTCGATTACGATATCATCTATGTCGCCGACAGCGAGGGCGAGTACAGCCGCTACCTGCCATACGACACCCAGCTGGCGCGCCCCATCGTCGGTTCCACAGGTCTCGTCGCCAGCGAATGGCAGTGGGCATGGGATCGGGACGGATCGACGCAGGTCACAGTTCGCTTTGAAGACCTGACCGACGGCCGCCGCATGACCGGTCAGGACTGGGCGACTTGGATTGCCGCAAAATCCATCGTCACCGCCTATGCCAAGGCCCGTTCGGAAGACCCGGCCAAGATCGCCGAATATCTCCGTGGCAGCCGCCTCAAGATCGACGGCTCCAAGGGGGTTCAGCTCAATTTCCGCGAGTGGGATGGCCAGATGCGCATGCCGATTGTGCTCGCCACGCACAACGCCGTCATCGCCGAAGCGCCGCTCCCGGGCTTCCTGCACCAGTCGACGACACTTGACACTCTGGGCACTGACCAACCCGAGCATCAATGCCAATAA
- a CDS encoding PQQ-dependent catabolism-associated beta-propeller protein, giving the protein MLGVSAAAAMAAGTGLIFVSNEKSHEVVVLDKDYQIVKRIETSRRPRDMHFNADRTLLYVACGDDDVIDIIDVDTLEVVDSIPTGPSPEVFAFSPDESQIFVSNEEDSRLEIIDAATRTSIADIPTGAEPEGVLVMPDGKTAYVTSEVADMVHVVDVATGTVTKNILVGTRPRRFILTPDGSELWVSCELSSEIYVIDTATNEIKGDSLIFVPPGFREEDVTPVGMAITKDGSKVLLSLGRANHIAIIDAASREVLKYVLVGRRAWSVALSSDESLAFVANGLSDDITVVDMASMSALQSIPVGRVPHSVVIDD; this is encoded by the coding sequence ATGCTCGGTGTATCCGCAGCAGCAGCTATGGCTGCGGGGACGGGCCTGATCTTCGTGTCCAACGAGAAAAGCCACGAGGTGGTGGTGCTCGATAAGGACTACCAGATCGTCAAGCGCATCGAGACGTCGCGCCGCCCGCGCGATATGCATTTCAACGCTGACCGAACCCTGCTCTACGTCGCTTGCGGCGACGATGACGTCATCGACATCATCGACGTCGATACGCTCGAAGTGGTGGACAGCATTCCGACGGGCCCGAGCCCGGAAGTCTTTGCCTTCTCGCCCGATGAATCGCAGATCTTCGTGTCCAACGAAGAAGACTCGCGCCTCGAAATTATCGATGCTGCGACCCGCACCTCAATTGCAGACATCCCGACCGGTGCCGAGCCGGAAGGCGTTTTGGTCATGCCAGACGGCAAGACCGCCTATGTCACATCGGAAGTCGCCGACATGGTTCACGTGGTTGACGTGGCCACCGGCACCGTCACCAAAAACATTCTGGTCGGCACCCGTCCGCGCCGGTTCATCCTCACCCCAGATGGCTCCGAACTCTGGGTCAGCTGCGAACTCTCCAGCGAAATCTACGTCATCGACACCGCCACCAACGAGATCAAGGGCGACAGCCTAATCTTCGTGCCACCCGGTTTCCGCGAAGAAGACGTCACCCCCGTTGGCATGGCCATCACCAAGGATGGCAGCAAGGTGCTGCTGAGCCTGGGCCGGGCAAACCACATCGCCATCATCGACGCCGCGAGCCGCGAAGTGCTCAAATATGTGCTGGTCGGTCGGCGCGCTTGGTCCGTTGCACTGTCCAGCGACGAAAGCCTTGCCTTCGTAGCCAACGGACTATCGGACGATATTACGGTCGTCGATATGGCCAGCATGTCAGCCCTTCAGTCCATTCCGGTTGGCCGCGTGCCCCATTCGGTGGTGATCGATGACTAG
- a CDS encoding ATP-binding cassette domain-containing protein, translating to MEQSENTIALEKVSKFYGDQLALDGVNFSIGRGEIVGLLGPNGAGKSTLFQIAAGLFAPDDGSVRVFDMDYRRNSSAILRQLGVVFQARSLDLDMSASANLRFHGQLFGLSGKRLKERIEAVAGFLDIVDLLDQLVRTLSGGNQRRVDIARALLNQPRLLLMDEPSVGLDTTARNALVQHMQRERDERGTAILWATHLVEEVAQADRIILIAKGRVVIEGTPAEVVAAAGVTTLAEAYVSLTGGSRSAPSPDEAVVDS from the coding sequence TTGGAGCAGTCTGAAAACACCATTGCCCTCGAGAAGGTCAGTAAATTTTACGGCGACCAGCTGGCGCTTGATGGGGTGAACTTCTCCATAGGGCGCGGCGAGATCGTTGGCCTGCTCGGACCCAATGGCGCCGGGAAGTCCACTTTGTTCCAGATTGCGGCGGGGCTGTTTGCGCCAGACGATGGTTCGGTGCGGGTATTCGACATGGACTATCGCCGCAACAGCAGCGCTATCTTGCGTCAGCTGGGCGTGGTGTTCCAGGCGCGCTCGCTCGACCTGGACATGTCCGCGAGCGCCAATCTGCGGTTTCACGGGCAGCTTTTTGGTCTCTCGGGCAAACGGCTGAAGGAGCGGATCGAGGCTGTCGCGGGTTTTCTCGATATCGTCGACTTACTGGATCAGTTGGTGCGGACGCTGTCGGGAGGCAATCAGCGGCGGGTGGACATTGCGCGGGCTTTGCTCAATCAGCCGCGGTTGTTGTTGATGGATGAGCCCTCCGTGGGGCTGGATACAACGGCACGGAACGCGCTCGTACAGCACATGCAGCGCGAACGCGACGAACGTGGCACGGCCATTTTGTGGGCGACGCATCTTGTCGAGGAAGTGGCACAAGCGGATCGGATTATCCTGATCGCCAAGGGACGCGTCGTGATCGAGGGAACGCCCGCCGAAGTCGTCGCCGCTGCAGGTGTCACCACCTTGGCCGAGGCCTATGTGAGCCTGACGGGCGGAAGCCGCAGCGCGCCAAGTCCGGACGAGGCGGTGGTAGACAGTTAA
- a CDS encoding LysR family transcriptional regulator: MQDITLKQLEIFNAVVVAGSITKASRRIDLSQPSISQQLARLEEKLGCQLIVRNRSEAMLLTPAGDYWFAISNELLDRLKTVFAEHDQRFVKNSLTLRMGITPTLRGRLVSEAARITSTQPGFIKFEIKYAETCTELVKMLRLHQLNCAIVSNDSLVDHRNAFAITSLFHDPVAWAVPMSVPCDEVRRALAGRGQVDVSAPMQHFVDLEPQMPMRNASLEWYRHKLPKAAPTYSASTYPLALDMVAAGLATAHCPMSLLPNLSDSIHKIVRFVQIDGMTNEMVLAMPKHLMSLRSYAQTYNQIADFCRTEYASEMTVNDKWLVQVA, encoded by the coding sequence GTGCAGGATATCACGCTTAAACAGCTGGAAATTTTCAACGCCGTGGTCGTGGCAGGATCGATCACCAAGGCATCCAGAAGAATCGACTTGTCGCAGCCTTCGATTTCGCAACAACTCGCCAGACTGGAAGAAAAACTCGGCTGCCAACTCATCGTCCGCAACCGGAGTGAAGCCATGCTGCTCACCCCTGCGGGCGATTATTGGTTTGCGATCAGCAATGAACTGCTCGACCGGCTCAAAACCGTGTTTGCCGAGCATGACCAGCGGTTCGTTAAGAACAGCCTGACACTACGCATGGGAATCACGCCCACACTGCGCGGCCGCCTCGTCTCGGAAGCGGCGCGAATTACCTCGACCCAGCCTGGCTTCATCAAGTTCGAAATCAAGTACGCCGAGACTTGCACCGAGCTCGTCAAGATGTTGCGGCTGCACCAACTCAATTGCGCCATCGTCAGCAACGACTCGCTGGTCGATCACCGCAACGCCTTCGCCATCACCAGCCTGTTCCATGACCCCGTCGCCTGGGCTGTGCCAATGTCGGTACCGTGCGACGAAGTTCGTCGGGCGCTGGCGGGCCGTGGGCAGGTCGACGTATCGGCTCCCATGCAGCATTTTGTCGATCTCGAACCGCAAATGCCGATGCGCAATGCCTCGCTTGAATGGTATCGCCACAAATTGCCAAAGGCCGCGCCGACCTATTCTGCCAGCACCTACCCTTTGGCGTTGGACATGGTCGCTGCTGGCCTCGCCACCGCGCATTGCCCGATGTCGCTACTGCCAAACCTCTCGGACTCAATCCACAAGATCGTCCGCTTCGTGCAGATCGATGGCATGACCAATGAGATGGTGCTGGCTATGCCGAAACACCTGATGTCCTTGCGTTCATACGCCCAGACCTACAACCAGATCGCCGATTTCTGCCGCACCGAATACGCCTCGGAAATGACCGTCAACGACAAGTGGCTGGTTCAGGTCGCTTAA